One segment of Acidimicrobiales bacterium DNA contains the following:
- a CDS encoding S16 family serine protease: MRLLVGTMAGWASMEENLLADDPPSPPSHPLRGAIVLLLVAAALLATFVRVPYFVFRPGSVQPLSTKVMITTGQRFNATGEIHFTTVRQDATVNGWEWLEARMKPSLTLIEEDRVLGGRSRDENRTFNMQLMRVSKSTAVAVALRYLGVDPFRATGVGLAEVGGPSTGLLTIDDVILTVDGAPVLRAMDLVEAIRDRGPGDVVDLEVEPVRGGASRTVSVVLGARDDDQTVGFMGVAPQTRWEDVEDLPIDVLVNTGSVGGNSAGLALTLSILDLITPGELTGGLQVATTGTIDPTGVVGSIGGIVQKVVAARDGGMDLFLVPTSEADQARQHAGDMPVEGVATLDDALAALARHGGQTQNLRLPTG; encoded by the coding sequence ATGCGGTTGCTGGTCGGCACCATGGCAGGCTGGGCGTCCATGGAGGAGAACCTACTGGCGGACGACCCGCCGTCTCCGCCGTCCCACCCACTCCGGGGAGCCATCGTCTTGCTGCTCGTGGCCGCCGCGCTGCTGGCCACGTTCGTTCGGGTCCCCTACTTCGTGTTCCGGCCCGGGTCGGTCCAGCCGCTGAGTACCAAGGTGATGATCACCACGGGTCAGCGGTTCAACGCCACCGGCGAGATCCACTTCACGACGGTCCGCCAAGACGCCACGGTCAACGGTTGGGAGTGGCTCGAAGCCCGGATGAAGCCGTCGTTGACGCTGATCGAAGAGGACCGTGTTCTCGGCGGTCGGTCCCGGGACGAGAACCGGACGTTCAATATGCAGTTGATGCGTGTCTCAAAGTCCACGGCGGTCGCCGTGGCGCTGCGGTACCTCGGGGTGGATCCATTTCGGGCCACCGGCGTGGGGCTGGCCGAGGTAGGTGGACCGTCGACCGGTCTGTTGACCATCGACGACGTGATTTTGACCGTGGACGGCGCACCGGTGCTGAGGGCCATGGACCTCGTGGAGGCCATCCGGGACCGTGGTCCGGGCGACGTCGTCGATCTCGAGGTGGAGCCGGTCCGGGGTGGGGCGTCACGAACGGTGTCGGTCGTGTTGGGGGCCCGTGATGACGACCAGACGGTGGGGTTCATGGGCGTGGCGCCCCAAACTCGGTGGGAGGACGTCGAGGATCTGCCGATCGATGTGCTGGTCAACACTGGCAGCGTGGGCGGAAACTCGGCTGGGCTGGCCCTCACACTGTCGATCTTGGACCTGATTACGCCCGGTGAGTTGACCGGTGGGCTGCAGGTGGCTACCACGGGCACCATCGACCCGACTGGCGTGGTCGGTTCGATAGGCGGAATCGTCCAGAAGGTGGTGGCGGCCCGCGACGGGGGAATGGATCTGTTCCTGGTGCCGACGTCTGAGGCCGACCAGGCTCGACAGCACGCAGGGGACATGCCGGTCGAAGGGGTGGCCACACTCGACGACGCGTTGGCCGCGCTGGCTCGACACGGTGGTCAGACCCAGAACCTCCGACTCCCGACTGGCTGA
- a CDS encoding trimethylamine methyltransferase family protein, translated as MSATTPTPGKRAGRTGGRAARVAARTAGLSDDEKAVHPGQSGGAFKPLTDSECRTVYETALTMLEEFGMGTPIPEFIEVVVPAGGWLDDDERLHFPRSLVEDAVDMAAKEFTWHGYDDDRSIVVGGDRVHFGTAGAAVSVWDHETRKHRPSDLQDVFDVARLVDTLEHVHFHVRTLVARDMIESRDLDVNTAYAVAMGTTKPVGTSFFQPEHVVEVVDMFDEMLGGRPGSFAERPFCVANNTFVVPPLRYAEDAVRSMVAQVQTGMPINLLSAGQAGATSPAALAGSLAQALAECLSALTCVNLLNPGHPCVMGLWPFVSDLRTGAMTGGSGEEAVLNAAAAQMANWLGLPSGVAAGMADSKVPDNQAGHEKGLTVALAGHAGANLVYESAGMLASLLACSYEALVIDNDMLGAVNRTVRGIEVTPDTLSIETIKSVIFGAGHFLGQDQTLSLMQSEYIYPEVGDRLSPADWFDAGATSVDERARLRVHEILGSHFPSHVSPDLDARVRDRFDIRLPVGALTTSTRWG; from the coding sequence ATGAGCGCCACCACCCCTACTCCCGGGAAGCGTGCCGGCCGGACAGGGGGCCGGGCCGCACGTGTCGCCGCACGGACCGCCGGACTGTCCGACGACGAGAAGGCCGTCCACCCCGGTCAGTCCGGTGGCGCCTTCAAGCCGCTGACCGATTCGGAGTGCCGCACCGTCTACGAAACGGCGCTGACCATGCTCGAGGAGTTCGGCATGGGCACCCCCATCCCCGAGTTCATCGAGGTCGTGGTCCCAGCCGGCGGCTGGCTGGACGATGACGAGCGCCTCCACTTCCCCCGATCCCTCGTCGAGGACGCCGTCGACATGGCCGCCAAGGAGTTCACCTGGCACGGTTATGACGACGACCGCTCCATCGTGGTCGGCGGCGACCGCGTCCACTTCGGCACCGCTGGCGCCGCCGTCTCGGTATGGGACCACGAGACCCGCAAGCACCGTCCATCCGACCTCCAAGACGTGTTTGACGTGGCCCGCCTCGTCGACACCCTCGAGCACGTCCACTTCCACGTCCGCACCCTGGTAGCCCGAGACATGATCGAGTCACGTGATCTCGACGTGAACACCGCCTACGCGGTGGCCATGGGCACCACCAAGCCAGTGGGCACGTCGTTTTTCCAGCCCGAACACGTAGTCGAGGTGGTCGACATGTTCGATGAAATGCTGGGCGGGCGACCCGGATCCTTCGCCGAACGGCCGTTCTGCGTGGCCAACAACACATTCGTCGTGCCGCCGCTTCGCTATGCCGAGGACGCCGTGCGTTCCATGGTCGCCCAGGTCCAAACCGGCATGCCCATCAACCTTCTGTCGGCCGGGCAGGCCGGCGCTACGTCGCCCGCCGCGCTAGCCGGGTCGCTCGCCCAGGCCCTCGCTGAATGCCTGTCAGCGCTTACGTGCGTGAACCTGCTCAACCCGGGCCATCCATGCGTGATGGGCCTGTGGCCGTTCGTGTCCGACCTCCGCACCGGTGCCATGACCGGTGGCTCCGGCGAGGAGGCAGTTCTCAACGCGGCAGCGGCCCAGATGGCCAACTGGCTGGGCCTTCCCTCCGGCGTGGCCGCCGGGATGGCCGACTCAAAGGTTCCCGACAACCAGGCCGGCCACGAGAAGGGTCTGACCGTGGCCCTCGCCGGGCACGCAGGCGCCAACCTCGTCTACGAATCAGCGGGGATGCTGGCCAGCCTTCTGGCCTGCTCGTACGAGGCCCTGGTCATCGACAACGACATGCTGGGCGCCGTCAACCGGACCGTCCGCGGCATTGAGGTCACCCCCGACACCCTCTCGATCGAGACCATCAAGTCAGTCATATTCGGCGCCGGCCACTTCCTCGGCCAGGACCAGACTCTGTCGCTGATGCAAAGCGAGTACATCTATCCGGAGGTCGGCGACCGGCTGAGCCCAGCCGACTGGTTCGACGCCGGAGCCACCTCAGTTGACGAACGGGCTCGGCTCCGGGTGCACGAGATACTCGGTTCACACTTCCCGTCGCACGTGTCGCCCGACTTGGACGCCCGGGTCCGCGACCGGTTCGACATCAGGCTCCCGGTCGGAGCGCTCACCACATCGACCCGCTGGGGCTGA
- a CDS encoding UPF0182 family protein codes for MKIRVIAGVVVSTFFILMLSLRGIAGFWTDYLWFDALGHEGVFVSVFGAQVVLVALFTALFFGILFTNLTVADRLAPPIRPPGPEEDLLRNYHLIVGRRRWLVRFVLSGLFALIAGFGVSGRWEEWLLFTNGVDFGVVDAQFGRDIGFYVFRLPFLSFVVGWVFATLIVTLVVTTLFHYINGGIRLQTTGERVQPAVKAHLSVLLGLVALVRAADYWLARFELTTSDRGAVTGATYTDVKAQLPAINLLILISLFAVALLIVNIRRRGWVLPTLAVGLWAFVALIMGNIYPAVIQNLRVEPAESEKEAPYIERNITATRAAYGLDAMIEVQLTDFDNRVTAADLRANPGTVRNIRTLDPLVVQGTFDRLQGEREFYTFADEMDTDRYTIDGETTQVLLGTRELELNETRSWENQHVAFTHGYGVAMAPVSRVKGSGDPDFLVGDLPVSIDPTVDVVLDRPQLYMGEGLGGYAVVGATRDEVDFTDENQETQAVRYADIGGDGGVGMGSIVRRVAFALRFGQLEPLISNFITDESRVFYVRDIRSRVEKLAPFLHFDADPYPVLADGRIYYVVDGYTTTDRYPYSQPASVGELPKSSGLRHGLNYVRNSVKATVDAFTGEVVLYVVDETDPLVAAFSSAFDGLFTPLSEMPASLVAHLRYAEDLFRLQSEIWGAYHVDDTENFYQRASEWAVSQDPGRTGEGAANVMLVDEQGFQVGTRHRRMAPYRTMVSLPEGDDASGDGVYDAGSSEDAEFVIMRAYVPLDEDDARKELAAYLVGRSDGDRLGELVVYRPPSSNFDGPALAEERIRNDEAVASLQTLLSQRGSSVLFGELLLVPIEDSILYVRPLYVQAEGDSTVPELERVIVAVGEQVVMADSLQEALEELTGASLGDLFRGISTGVSADTATDATGTGSGSSGDAASGSGSSSDSSIGTGSSVPDNLADLVAELARLQAASAAALSEDPADWAEFGRIQARMQDLVEDLAG; via the coding sequence ATGAAGATCCGGGTGATCGCTGGCGTGGTGGTGTCGACGTTCTTCATCCTCATGCTGTCGCTGCGGGGAATCGCCGGCTTCTGGACCGACTACCTCTGGTTCGACGCCCTTGGACACGAGGGAGTGTTCGTATCGGTATTCGGCGCCCAGGTGGTGCTAGTGGCCCTGTTCACCGCCTTGTTCTTCGGGATCCTGTTCACCAACCTCACGGTCGCTGACCGCCTCGCACCGCCCATCCGTCCGCCGGGTCCGGAAGAGGACCTTCTGCGGAACTACCACCTGATCGTCGGTCGGCGTCGTTGGTTGGTGCGTTTCGTGCTGTCGGGCCTATTCGCATTGATCGCCGGGTTCGGGGTGAGCGGCCGGTGGGAGGAGTGGCTGCTGTTCACCAACGGGGTGGACTTCGGTGTGGTCGACGCCCAGTTCGGGCGCGACATCGGCTTCTACGTGTTCCGTTTGCCGTTCTTGTCGTTCGTGGTCGGGTGGGTGTTCGCCACGCTGATCGTGACGCTGGTCGTCACCACGCTGTTTCACTACATCAACGGCGGGATCCGCCTCCAGACGACCGGTGAGCGGGTGCAGCCTGCGGTCAAGGCCCACCTCTCGGTGTTGCTGGGACTTGTCGCCCTGGTGCGGGCCGCCGACTACTGGTTGGCCCGGTTCGAGTTGACCACGTCGGACCGCGGCGCGGTGACCGGCGCAACCTATACCGACGTGAAGGCCCAACTGCCGGCCATCAACCTGCTGATCCTCATCTCGCTGTTCGCCGTGGCGTTACTCATCGTGAACATCAGGCGGCGCGGTTGGGTGCTGCCCACGCTGGCCGTCGGCCTGTGGGCCTTCGTGGCCCTGATCATGGGGAACATCTATCCGGCGGTCATCCAGAACCTCCGGGTGGAGCCTGCGGAGTCCGAGAAGGAAGCGCCGTACATCGAGCGCAACATCACGGCGACCCGTGCGGCCTACGGCCTAGACGCCATGATCGAGGTGCAACTCACCGACTTCGATAACCGGGTTACGGCGGCTGACCTGCGGGCCAATCCGGGCACGGTGCGAAACATCCGGACGCTGGATCCCCTCGTGGTGCAGGGGACCTTCGACCGGCTTCAGGGAGAGCGCGAGTTCTACACCTTCGCCGACGAGATGGACACTGATCGGTACACGATCGACGGCGAGACCACCCAGGTGCTGCTCGGTACCCGTGAGCTGGAGTTGAACGAGACCCGATCGTGGGAAAATCAGCACGTGGCGTTCACGCACGGCTATGGCGTGGCCATGGCGCCGGTGAGTCGAGTCAAGGGCTCGGGCGACCCGGACTTCCTGGTCGGCGACTTGCCGGTGTCGATCGACCCGACGGTGGACGTGGTCCTGGACCGGCCGCAGTTGTACATGGGCGAGGGTCTGGGTGGCTACGCGGTGGTCGGTGCGACCCGAGACGAGGTCGACTTCACCGATGAGAATCAGGAGACGCAGGCTGTCCGTTATGCCGACATTGGCGGCGACGGTGGCGTGGGGATGGGTTCGATAGTGCGGCGTGTGGCGTTCGCCCTGCGGTTCGGCCAACTGGAGCCACTGATCTCGAACTTCATCACCGACGAGTCACGGGTGTTTTACGTACGTGACATCCGGAGCCGGGTCGAGAAGCTGGCGCCCTTCCTGCACTTCGATGCCGACCCGTACCCGGTGCTGGCCGATGGTCGGATCTACTACGTGGTCGACGGGTACACGACGACCGACCGCTACCCGTATTCGCAGCCGGCGTCGGTGGGCGAGCTACCGAAGTCGAGTGGGCTGCGTCACGGCCTTAACTACGTCCGGAACTCGGTGAAGGCCACGGTGGATGCGTTCACCGGCGAGGTCGTGTTGTACGTGGTCGATGAGACCGACCCGCTGGTGGCGGCGTTCTCGTCGGCCTTCGACGGACTCTTCACGCCGCTCTCGGAGATGCCGGCGAGTTTGGTGGCCCACCTGCGGTACGCCGAGGACTTGTTCCGACTCCAGTCCGAGATCTGGGGTGCCTACCACGTTGACGACACCGAGAACTTCTACCAGCGGGCTTCCGAGTGGGCGGTCTCTCAGGATCCCGGCCGGACCGGAGAGGGTGCGGCCAACGTGATGCTGGTCGATGAACAGGGATTTCAGGTTGGGACCCGCCACCGGAGGATGGCGCCGTACCGGACCATGGTGTCGCTGCCGGAGGGCGATGACGCCAGCGGTGACGGGGTTTACGATGCAGGGTCGTCTGAAGACGCCGAGTTCGTCATCATGCGGGCGTACGTGCCGTTGGACGAGGACGACGCCCGCAAAGAGCTGGCTGCTTACCTGGTGGGTCGCAGCGACGGGGATCGACTGGGCGAGCTGGTCGTCTACCGGCCGCCGTCGTCGAATTTCGACGGCCCGGCGTTGGCCGAGGAACGGATACGGAACGACGAAGCGGTGGCCAGTCTCCAGACCCTCTTGAGCCAGCGTGGGTCGTCGGTGTTGTTCGGCGAGCTGTTGCTGGTACCCATCGAGGATTCGATTCTCTACGTCCGGCCGCTGTACGTGCAGGCCGAGGGCGATAGCACGGTGCCGGAACTGGAACGGGTCATCGTGGCCGTCGGCGAGCAGGTTGTGATGGCCGATTCGTTGCAGGAGGCTCTCGAGGAGCTGACCGGCGCATCGCTAGGCGATCTGTTTCGGGGCATCTCGACTGGGGTTAGCGCCGACACCGCCACCGATGCCACGGGAACGGGATCGGGCTCGTCGGGCGATGCTGCTTCGGGGAGCGGGTCCTCGTCGGACAGCAGCATCGGGACGGGATCATCGGTGCCTGACAACCTGGCTGATCTGGTGGCCGAGTTGGCTCGCCTGCAGGCGGCGTCGGCGGCTGCGTTGTCGGAGGATCCGGCCGACTGGGCCGAGTTCGGGCGCATTCAGGCCCGGATGCAGGATCTGGTGGAGGACTTGGCCGGCTAG
- a CDS encoding PhnD/SsuA/transferrin family substrate-binding protein, producing MTGLEPGSVAGLPMYDWPEVSAEVDALWRAIATRIRAAGLEAPSTLWRPAAAEDLWSHPDLLVGETCGSQVVGAFAGRVEVLGVLDHAVDGCRPGDYRSVLVCRNDDPADSLADLRGRPVAINGRYSQSGHGALAAEVAPLAADARFFGEVVETGSHRESMRATAEGRADLASIDEVCWRLGLDHEPAVDELRVLAWTDPTPAPPLVTGWANVGLRDRLNRAVAEAVADLDLSVRETLHLYGYRPRSTTDYRVITERLTAAEAAGYPTVR from the coding sequence GTGACCGGCCTTGAACCCGGCTCAGTTGCTGGGCTCCCCATGTACGACTGGCCCGAGGTATCCGCTGAGGTGGATGCCCTGTGGCGGGCCATCGCCACCCGGATCCGGGCAGCCGGTCTGGAGGCACCGTCGACGCTCTGGCGGCCAGCGGCTGCGGAGGACCTCTGGTCGCACCCCGACCTACTAGTCGGCGAGACATGCGGCTCTCAGGTGGTCGGAGCTTTCGCTGGGAGAGTCGAGGTACTCGGGGTCCTGGATCATGCGGTGGACGGCTGTCGGCCCGGCGATTACCGCTCGGTGCTGGTGTGCCGTAACGACGACCCGGCCGACTCGTTGGCCGACCTTCGAGGGCGACCAGTGGCCATCAACGGTCGGTATTCGCAGTCGGGCCATGGCGCACTGGCGGCCGAGGTCGCACCGTTGGCGGCCGACGCCCGGTTCTTCGGCGAGGTGGTGGAGACGGGTTCGCACCGGGAGTCCATGCGGGCAACGGCCGAGGGCCGGGCCGACCTGGCAAGCATCGACGAAGTGTGCTGGCGGCTGGGCCTCGACCATGAACCCGCTGTCGATGAACTACGGGTCCTGGCTTGGACCGATCCCACGCCGGCGCCCCCGCTGGTCACCGGTTGGGCCAATGTTGGCCTACGCGATCGGCTGAACCGAGCGGTCGCTGAAGCGGTCGCCGACCTCGACTTGTCGGTCCGGGAAACGCTGCACCTCTACGGCTACCGGCCCCGATCGACAACGGACTACAGGGTGATCACCGAACGCCTGACCGCAGCCGAAGCCGCTGGCTATCCGACAGTTCGCTGA
- a CDS encoding IclR family transcriptional regulator, translating to MERTFSVLRALAGQSDSVGVSEVARTTGLAKSTCSRILSSLDELGIVERVDEAGRYVIGPGLRALAAAGAPVGTLRDLAEPYLRELAGRLGESAALSVMDGGEGLYVTQVAAPGPVQVTDWTGQRFPLHTIAAGQAFMGSWTDEQVAGYAANGLAEYTERTVTTLVGLRQRVGEVRRRGVAWTLGEFSEEITGVAAPVCDPDGDAVASVSVYGPGWRFPGDADTTEIERVVRETAERVGALLGG from the coding sequence ATTGAGCGAACGTTCAGTGTGCTGCGGGCCTTGGCGGGCCAGAGCGACTCGGTGGGCGTCTCCGAGGTGGCCCGGACGACCGGGTTGGCCAAGTCGACGTGCTCACGGATCCTGTCCAGCCTCGACGAGCTAGGGATCGTGGAACGGGTGGACGAGGCCGGGCGGTACGTGATCGGGCCGGGCCTGCGGGCGTTGGCCGCAGCGGGGGCGCCGGTAGGGACGCTGCGCGACCTGGCCGAGCCATACCTGAGGGAGTTGGCCGGGCGGCTGGGTGAGTCGGCGGCCCTGTCGGTGATGGATGGTGGCGAGGGGCTTTACGTGACCCAGGTGGCGGCACCCGGGCCCGTACAGGTGACCGATTGGACGGGTCAACGGTTCCCGCTGCACACCATTGCGGCGGGCCAGGCCTTTATGGGGTCATGGACCGACGAGCAGGTGGCCGGGTACGCGGCCAACGGGCTGGCGGAGTACACGGAGCGCACTGTGACCACATTGGTGGGCCTTCGCCAACGGGTGGGTGAGGTGCGCCGGCGGGGCGTGGCTTGGACGTTGGGTGAGTTCTCCGAGGAGATCACCGGAGTGGCGGCGCCGGTGTGCGACCCGGACGGTGATGCCGTGGCGTCGGTGTCGGTCTACGGCCCAGGTTGGAGGTTCCCCGGTGACGCCGACACCACCGAGATCGAACGGGTCGTCCGGGAGACAGCTGAGCGCGTGGGGGCATTGCTGGGGGGCTAG
- a CDS encoding RsiV family protein, giving the protein MVDAMTCGRVRMWTGVLAVLMGTLLLVGCAAADGREMVANGIGHTPEPTEAPVVEEPEPEPTSSLPEGTILESGGSANDGGFASGAAHGSVYVDSMAGTVGGAGSYNLSYPQLDGLELDHPVNVALRRPTEAMRAEFVAAMSERSGEGSGEDSGEVIGGDSLRGSGKVYLLDDRLVSVVYEFRIEWSGAAGVDDRVDSVLVDLQMGDELGLEDLFVPGSPWLETVGFFARQDLVDGLGDMGLWPDGRGLESEASNYSVFGLTVAELVVRFGRYQVAPGAAGMPDATVRWASLAGLVDPDGPAGHLAASAG; this is encoded by the coding sequence ATGGTGGATGCGATGACCTGCGGGAGGGTCCGCATGTGGACCGGCGTGTTGGCCGTATTGATGGGGACGCTGTTGCTAGTCGGTTGTGCAGCTGCTGATGGTCGCGAGATGGTGGCCAACGGCATCGGGCATACGCCGGAACCGACCGAGGCGCCGGTTGTCGAGGAGCCGGAGCCCGAACCGACCAGTTCGCTGCCTGAGGGAACGATCCTTGAATCCGGTGGTAGTGCCAATGACGGCGGGTTTGCTTCGGGAGCGGCGCACGGTTCGGTGTACGTGGATTCGATGGCCGGGACGGTCGGTGGGGCGGGGTCATACAACCTGAGCTACCCGCAACTAGATGGGCTGGAACTGGACCACCCGGTGAATGTGGCGCTCCGGCGTCCGACCGAGGCGATGCGGGCCGAGTTCGTAGCGGCCATGTCCGAACGGTCTGGTGAGGGGTCAGGCGAGGATTCAGGTGAGGTGATCGGTGGCGACTCGCTTCGGGGGTCGGGCAAGGTCTACCTCCTGGACGACCGGTTGGTCAGCGTGGTGTACGAGTTCCGGATCGAGTGGTCGGGCGCGGCCGGTGTAGACGATCGGGTGGATTCGGTGCTGGTTGACCTGCAGATGGGTGACGAGTTGGGCCTCGAGGATTTGTTTGTACCGGGGAGCCCATGGCTGGAGACGGTCGGATTCTTCGCCCGTCAGGACCTGGTGGACGGTCTAGGGGATATGGGCCTGTGGCCGGACGGTCGGGGCCTGGAGTCCGAGGCGTCGAACTACTCGGTGTTCGGTCTGACGGTTGCGGAGTTGGTGGTCCGGTTTGGTCGGTACCAGGTGGCCCCGGGCGCTGCCGGCATGCCGGATGCCACTGTGCGATGGGCGTCGTTGGCTGGGCTGGTGGATCCGGATGGCCCAGCCGGGCACCTCGCTGCTTCGGCGGGCTGA
- a CDS encoding FAD-dependent oxidoreductase, with translation MRNDAQCVIIGGGAMGVGLLYHLAHEGWTDTLLIEKGELTSGSTWHAAGLVPHFIGSLNMAKVHAYGAELYTTLEAETGMSTGWHGCGAIRLAVNHEQAEWYRYVDAMLDSIGIESHLIGHDEIRAMAPLMESIDDVVLGFHTPHDGWSDPTGSTNAMAVGARQLGARIARHTLVTDVTQLPDGRWQVTTQTGDGNASEQQQITCDHVVNAAGHYAPQLGAMSGIDVPIVSMIHQYLITEPLDAMKACDVEMPVIRDPRSSCYYRREIDSLLIGPYETRDSITYGVDGIDWNLHFHLTPPDLEQLAPWLEISTERFPVFAEAGIKQVVSGPITHTPDGGYLMGPVAGARNYWMCAGASIGITQGPGAGKYLAQWMVHGQTEINVREMDPRRFGPWSDQQYTIDKSVDEYHEMYQVRMPGEYRSAGRPMKRTPIADRLDALGAQWQDVWGWERPRYYGEPEDYSWRRSNAHDIVGAECHGVRNRVGIADLTAFAKFGVFGPDAAALLGRLSANRLPTRHSGIRLIHMLTEHGGIECEMTVTRMSDDRFYLNSAIAGSTHDLDWLQQHVLPDEDVTIEDWTDQMGILAVTGPLARDVLAACTDADLSSDAWPWLTCQQVEIGGVDCIALRVSYVGELGWEIHHPIDQMPQLYDTLVAAGQPHGMVHFGSSAMNVMRMEKAYKAWGGELTTEITPIEARLERFVDLDSGRNFLGRDATLARRQQEGDAGLDMVLVYCEVDTTDSDCRGNEPCYDPVGDGSRCMGITTGGAWGHTVDRSLAFAYVEPAFESPGSTFEITLFGQRHTATVLDRPAHDPTNARLRA, from the coding sequence ATGCGCAACGACGCGCAGTGCGTGATAATCGGGGGCGGCGCCATGGGCGTCGGCCTCCTCTACCACCTGGCCCACGAGGGCTGGACCGACACCCTCCTCATCGAGAAGGGCGAACTCACGTCGGGCTCCACCTGGCACGCCGCAGGCCTCGTCCCGCACTTCATCGGCAGCCTCAACATGGCCAAGGTCCACGCCTACGGCGCCGAGCTGTACACCACCCTCGAAGCCGAGACCGGCATGTCCACCGGCTGGCACGGTTGCGGCGCGATCCGCCTCGCCGTCAACCACGAACAGGCCGAGTGGTACCGCTACGTCGACGCCATGCTCGATTCGATCGGCATCGAGTCGCACCTCATCGGACACGACGAGATCCGCGCCATGGCCCCCCTCATGGAGTCCATCGACGACGTCGTCCTGGGATTCCACACCCCCCACGACGGCTGGTCCGACCCCACCGGGTCCACCAACGCCATGGCCGTCGGCGCCCGCCAACTCGGCGCCCGAATCGCCCGCCACACGCTCGTCACGGACGTGACCCAACTGCCCGACGGCCGCTGGCAGGTCACGACCCAAACTGGAGACGGGAACGCCAGCGAACAGCAACAGATCACCTGCGACCACGTCGTCAACGCGGCCGGCCATTACGCCCCCCAGCTGGGCGCCATGTCTGGCATCGACGTCCCCATTGTTTCGATGATCCACCAGTACCTCATTACCGAACCGCTCGACGCCATGAAGGCATGCGACGTTGAGATGCCCGTCATTAGAGACCCCCGCTCATCGTGCTACTACCGCCGCGAGATCGACAGCCTGCTCATCGGCCCATACGAGACCCGCGACTCCATCACCTACGGCGTCGACGGCATCGACTGGAACCTTCACTTCCACCTGACCCCACCCGACCTTGAACAGCTCGCACCGTGGTTGGAGATCTCCACCGAACGCTTCCCGGTGTTCGCCGAAGCAGGTATCAAACAGGTGGTCAGCGGCCCCATCACCCACACCCCCGACGGCGGCTACCTCATGGGCCCCGTCGCCGGCGCACGCAACTACTGGATGTGCGCCGGCGCCTCCATCGGCATCACCCAGGGGCCGGGCGCCGGGAAGTACCTCGCCCAGTGGATGGTCCACGGCCAGACCGAGATCAACGTCCGCGAAATGGACCCCCGCCGCTTCGGCCCGTGGTCCGACCAGCAGTACACGATCGACAAGTCCGTGGACGAATACCACGAGATGTACCAGGTGCGGATGCCCGGCGAGTACCGCTCGGCGGGCCGCCCCATGAAACGCACGCCCATCGCCGATCGACTCGATGCCCTAGGTGCCCAGTGGCAGGACGTCTGGGGTTGGGAACGTCCCCGCTACTACGGCGAACCCGAGGACTACTCGTGGCGGCGCTCCAACGCCCATGACATCGTCGGCGCTGAATGCCATGGCGTGCGCAACCGGGTGGGCATCGCCGACCTAACCGCCTTCGCCAAGTTCGGCGTGTTCGGCCCTGACGCCGCAGCCCTCCTTGGCCGCCTCTCGGCCAACCGGCTCCCAACCCGCCATAGCGGCATCCGCCTCATCCACATGCTTACCGAGCACGGCGGCATCGAGTGCGAGATGACCGTCACCCGCATGTCCGACGATCGCTTCTACCTCAACTCGGCCATCGCCGGCTCCACCCACGACCTCGACTGGCTGCAGCAGCACGTGCTCCCCGACGAGGACGTAACCATCGAGGACTGGACCGACCAGATGGGGATCCTCGCCGTGACCGGCCCCCTGGCCCGCGACGTGCTGGCCGCCTGCACCGACGCCGACCTGTCATCGGATGCCTGGCCGTGGCTGACCTGCCAGCAGGTCGAGATTGGTGGGGTGGACTGCATCGCCCTGCGGGTCAGCTATGTCGGCGAGCTCGGCTGGGAGATCCACCACCCCATCGACCAAATGCCCCAGTTGTACGACACCCTGGTGGCCGCCGGCCAGCCCCACGGCATGGTCCACTTCGGCTCGTCGGCCATGAACGTCATGCGAATGGAGAAGGCCTACAAGGCGTGGGGCGGCGAACTCACCACCGAGATCACCCCTATCGAGGCTCGCCTCGAGCGCTTCGTCGACCTCGACTCGGGCCGCAACTTCCTCGGCCGTGATGCCACCCTGGCCCGGCGCCAACAGGAGGGCGACGCCGGCCTCGACATGGTCCTCGTGTACTGCGAGGTCGACACCACCGACTCGGACTGCCGGGGCAACGAACCCTGCTACGACCCGGTCGGCGACGGCTCGCGCTGTATGGGCATCACCACCGGCGGCGCTTGGGGCCACACCGTCGACCGATCACTGGCCTTCGCCTACGTCGAACCGGCCTTCGAATCACCCGGCTCTACATTCGAGATCACCCTGTTCGGACAACGCCACACCGCCACCGTGCTGGACCGTCCGGCCCACGATCCGACCAACGCGAGGCTGCGAGCATGA